Within Mercenaria mercenaria strain notata chromosome 15, MADL_Memer_1, whole genome shotgun sequence, the genomic segment GTTCATTGAGagggcaaagggaggtaataacataGCTGTGGATCAGTGCTAGTGATAAGACCTGTGATTGTAAAGTTTCGGTTTACAAACTGATTACTGTCTACTATTGACTGCTAACTACGTGACAACAACTAGATTTTAATACAGTACGTAAGTGAAAGTATGAAATATGACAAACATGTTCCATATATAACTCGTCCTTGCCTTTAACCCTTTAATACAGTATGTTCCTGAACATATAAACTCTGTTATAAATGGCGTACTACACATGGCCCATGTAGGTTACTGATAATTATACACTAGAATACAGATTATAACAATTGATTTTTAGGTGGTTTGTTATAGATTTAGCGCTATTTCTACAGAATAAAGTGAGCTTTTTTATAGAATAACTTTCCTAAAAGGCATGTGAATGGTTTTAGATAATCGGTCCGGTCTGTTTCAGTATACACTGCCATATCTCCGAAAGTCTGGAGGAAGTATTGTGAATATTTCAAGTTTTAGTGGTACAAATGGACAGGCAAGGACACCAACATACTGTTCCTCAAACGTATACCTGTGCTTCTCAGTTCTAAGGCCAGTTATGAATGTCAGTATTTAACCTTATAACTGATACAATTCCTTGCTTAGTCACTCTCTGTCAGATGCTAGAGCTTGTAGACTGATTTTCCTCTTGTCAAGTAGATACATGGtgaaatattcttttatattttagaatcatattttagaaacaaattatttattttttgttggtttaacgaCGCACCAATacatttataggtcatacggcgactttccggatttgatggtggaggaagacccaaggtgctcctccatgcattatttcatcacgagcaggtagaaccaccaaccttccttaagccagctggatggctttctcacatacTTAATACTTAATagttaatgtaattattttacgGTGGGGATCCAATTAGGTGGAATGTGTCTTAGTTTAGTTTGATGTTTCCTGTTCGATATTTTGTCAAATATAACATTCAGCATACTACCGAGTTGATTTAAGACTGATAGCTTTGACATATTCGTAGATTTTGTTAAACTTTCAAACATACCTATTGACGTCAATCTATAATGAACTGCGATTAAATGTCTGTCATACAGTTTCGTAAATTGTTGTAAATTAACAGTTATTAAATCCAAAGAAGAATTTTCAAACGTGTTTTTTCTTTCTACAGCGTGTGTCCTGGCCCTACAGATACACCGTTACTTCGTAGATTGCTTAAAGATGATATCGAAAATCGGTCGGTATGTTAACTCAGTTTTATCAGTTACCGTTATATCATTACGAAAAGTCACGAAAAATATTACACAAACGTAAACTGTTGCATGAGTAATAGTATCTATAGTACGCATACGTGATCTTAGATAATGCTATATGCAAATGAATTatcaaattacaaacaaaatctcATGATCCCAAATGCAGAGCATCCCAAAGGTCAGAGTATTGGAACTGCTACGTTTGTTCACATAGGTCGCGTTGAaacataaaaatgcaaattttattggaAGTTAAGTGTTGCACATGGTGTGCGTTCGTTATGTTGTGACGTTAAAATGTTGCTGTTCCAACAGTCGCCCTTAGTAGACATTGTATCATATCAGAGCTATATTATTTCAAAGGTATGAACTATTGGACCAATTAAATCATATgaaagaaattgttaacagaattGTATACATAACAAATGATTTGCGGTTACATACAATATATGTCTGGATAGTAAACATGTTTAAGCATATAGCCGTTTGAAGTATGCACGAGGTAGGTCCTTTGGGCTCCGCACAATTTATGAAGTCCTAGATTTGTTTAAAAGATGTTAAGACATTAGTTTGCTAAACTTTtgaaaggctcataatgcctttctgttaaatcctatttctgaaaattgaatattactgaatatattagaatgttttattgatttaaaaaaaatatatttcctcCCTTTAAGGTtttaactataacagttcatgtgcagtattataAGTATTATTTTTCTTACCATGTAATTACATGTAcgcatagcatctttatttggaaagctgtttcatcccTCTCGAAGacaaaatttaaagtattatATTAAGTATCctgctaaaatgtttatatctttaaGAAAAAGACTTTAAATGCTAATGAAACCACACTTTAGCACCACTTGTGTCCTAGCAATCGCTTTGTAAATATGAATCAGTACTGTCTACCATAAATTTAACttgcataactctgaaaaaagcaCAAACTTCCAAAAGTTTTGAAAGTGCTTTTAAATTAACGATTGATTTTTATGCATTTACACAGCAATTGAGAAGATTCGGGGAGCCACGTGAAATAGGATTAGCatgtctatttttagcaacagagGCTACGTTCACGACAGGTACGGAAATCATGTACACCGACTGAAATTGGATAtggtgaaattttttttgaatgtaTTGATGCCATCTTGTGATCACGTGTAAACTGTAAACCAAACACATCagaatttgaaaaatggaaacGTCATAAGTTTAACACAAGACATGTTGCAGCTTCTTAAAAGAATGCATCTGAACGTTCCTGCTCAAGCGGTCACATCGTCAATAACTTTTCACTGATGCCAGTTAAGCGGTACAATAATAGTAACACTCGCTTGTTCTGATGGTATTCTCAATACAGTTTGCAGCAAGACGTGTACTCCGAAACACTGTTTAAAAGGCTCATATGATTGTCTTTTTAACCCTGtttaacaaatttcattttaaacgtCATTAACTTTTACTTTCTACATTGATATATTTTGCTTTGCATTCTTTTGTCATTTGAATCCATAATTAAACTACTAAGTATGCTAAGTGTTATAACATTATTTGACGTCGTCGACGAATTtgaattttgtgtattttttatatctttgaagGAGGCTTTAAATCGaaatatgttacaaaatggtaAAACAATAGTTATACGCATGAATTGCTCTCTTCAAATATCTAGTTGTAACATAGTATATAATTTAATGCTTAACACAAGACATTTTGCAGCTTCTTAAAAGAATGTATCTCAACATTTCTACTCAAGTGGTCAATCACTGCCAATGTACCTATAACAAGGTATATAACTTAATGTAAATGATTCCTGGTATGCATTACAGTTGATTGGATAACTAGTTAATCTTTTTGCAACCTTGTATTTCTGGAAATGCTTGCATAATTCTTCATGTTTTTATAGTAAGTTATGTCCTTAATTCAGATAAATCTTACTAGAAAAACTAGTGTGTTCTAaaattataatgtttattttgtcaCATATTATAttcaggttataacacactaaatagtcgttgttttttattctatataaaatggacatatttccaatggccgcaggacacatcaggacccattttaaatgtctgtaacttacattttcttgaagaatattgtcagtgctaaataaaaatctaagaacagtgggggtcatgtttgatgcaagaaaagtaatttcagtcaaacacacaaactgcagaATCTATTAAAAATTAGACCCAAAATTATAGTGGTGGtatatgatctaagtttccatgcaAAATTCGGTCATATTGTTATTtgattatgaaaatgctacctacatgtcaaacatagctctttcatgtgattttagcaacaAATGCAAcgaaaataaggaaaatacaCAGCTCTACATAGCAAAAAAAATCCGAGGACTATTTATATCcgccattttgcgactaccattttttttcgagCCGTTTTtctatttaaggtattggacccctaatagtagtgtttaagaaatggcatttgcttggtatattcttaaagttgaccatgtttcgcactgtgttgctaattttaaacaacttttaccgtgtcgttttttgtaaattttgtataatttatggactTTCCTCAatctcaagtagagacaaattccAATGTGATGgtcactatctaaaacgtttgcagagaattcactACAGCAttagttttgataaaagaaacatcaaactattgttaaacaattataaaacacaaaataaaactgtaaatataatctTTCCTAGGAtgtctcaagtaaacagatttaatgagacagcattctaactccaacattgaaaaaatttaaggtagaatcctgtgggtctgttttgaattttgctcactttaatcaaaaataaccttggggcagaagtaaaacctacctgtatttcttccacaatatgtaatccaaagaatgaaggcaaaatagagaacatttaccgcatgtaactcagtatttttaaaagatgtctactctacccctcctgattcagaggcaattcactttgaacagcaagaaatcacttataaaatgaaaattttccacttttgttcaatacatccattataagtcttgaaagaagtaaaatcttactagaaaaaaggaaaatatggagaaaaaaatttggtcctagtggggcttgaacctacaccccctgaaaattgcagtcaaagtaggtttatggtaggaattgaatactcttcaaaagggaggaactctattacgggtccaataccttaatgtcTGTATGCCTTCAATGGTTACATTAAACTGACAAAATAAGTACGTAAGTAGAGTTTCCCTGTGTTACGGACCTTGATTACTTTGTCTagatattcaaaatatttcaaaatagttcTTGTGTTTTTATGTGATTGGAAACAccatgaacaaattttgtacggCCTTGtacttttattgttttagttCACGCGTTACGACGAATAAAGTCAATCTTGTtcttcaatctgactaaagtacatatcctattacgctacgcataggatctgacaacgagctattgatagcctcgttctgacgacccttccactagccaatcaaaagtcaacttacaacattctgcaagctttaaaaagccttggtttttgatatcaacaatttttatgtcaaaagatgtcagatagccggttagctcagtctgTAGGACATTTGCTCTGTAAGCGTTAGGTCCCGTGTTCGATCCCTGGATTGagtgcaaatttttcttactctttgacattcgaacaagttgtctgattggttcaaataaaaatagcaatattggaaatccaaaatatacagaagacgaatgtgaataggtcgttctcagatcttcgtttagaaaatcaagtactttagtcagattgtcagGTTCTTTATATTTAAAAGATGTCTTTACATTTGAAATTGCTTTTTGTTCAAAGCTAGCTTTTTTAACGATAACAACGTGAGCTTTGATCTATTTTCTGAAACGGTGTCATTTTGTTACATTGGGTATATGCGACAgttataataactatttaaaTTTTCACGTGCACTCTTCAACATTTTATGTCTTTATCAGTTTTCAAACTCGTATCTGGAGAGCTTAAACTAGGTCGGCAAGTGATCATTACATAATTGAGACGATAAATGTTAATCTTTACTCCCTAGACTTAAGTCAAGGTTGTGATTGTTTGCCAATAATGTGAATTTAAACTGTACGAATGCTTGCGTATGACATCTGTTAAGGATTTAAACCAGCAAAGGTAAGTAACTCATGTTATATTAATACTAACTGTTTATTAATGCATTTTTAATTGAAAGAAGTTTAACTGTATTAATATATCGCGACAATGTTCGAACTATTTACCTACTACAGTAACTGTAAGATTtattctgttttaaactttaaacataaacacataattttaatgaattgTTACAGTGATATGCTGAGCTGTCATGTTACATTCCAACTTTCAACTTGTACAGCTTATACTCATTTCATATGCAGCTATCTATGTGCTATCAAAGATATTATTCAGAATTAAAGATACCGGCAGATACGTTAGGTATTATGCAACAAtgatgtatacatatataaatatgaaattaatataGATTAATATTATAGTATTATCAAACGTTTAAGTGCGTGATCGGATAAGAATCACCCAAAGTCATCTCTACTGCCCTTGAAACAAAAAGTCCTCAGGTTGCAGAAAAAACATGGCAAGCGGACTGCGTTTTAAAGACAAGGTTGCTATAATAACGGGCGGTTGTAGCGGTATCGGTGAAGGATGTGTAGAAGTATTTGGTAAGACTCTTGTTTGCAAACGTCGTAGAATACATTAGGAAACATACACCGTTAATAATACCGCTGTTTGAACAAGTTTTGTCACCTATTGCCTTTGTAATAAAagtgtttgtgtttttaaatacaattaaaacGTCGTGTTTTGAAATactttgaaagaaaaatgtcattaaCGTGAACAGCCAACATTTGTTAAGGGGACCTtagatgtttttatttgttcacaCATTAACGAATCATTTCTTATTCGTTGTAAACACAGCAAGATATTTTAGAGCAAgacattttagaaaatatgtcCATTCAGGGAGACTTTTAATGACAGAATACCAACGTTAAAATATGGCCAAGGAGCCATAAACTCTGACCTTTCGAACTATAAATACTATTCCGTAGtatatttcagtgttataaagCATTGATATgaattatgtttgtaataacggaTTCTGTTCGTTTGAAATAAACACTTATTACATATACTTACTTCTCTTTTTCAGCTGAGAATGGTGGAACAGTGGTGGTGTTTGATATTAATGGTAACTGCAACACtataatgttattttgttttcatatccCTTCAAAATCATGTTTTAGCAAGAGTGAATTAGACTTGGTTGATATTTGAAGTTTTTCAATACTAGGTTAACAATCAAAGTATTGACAATTTCTGTATAGTACGTTAAAATGCATACAGAATTATGTCAGAAAAGAAGTTGTATTTGTAGATAAGAATAATTGAAGACGTACCTGCTTAAACTAGGTGTCAATGTAGGGTTTGTCTGGGTAATTCAACAATGGTTTAAATCAAACATTgtttacaaataatattttcagacGAGGTTGGGAACTCGCTAAAAACTCCAGGACCTGGAAAAATAATTTACGTACATTGTGACGTCACAGACGAACAAGAAATAAAGGTAATATACATTTACACATAAACATAGACGAAAGCAATAGTATGTATAGAATTTCGTTTCTAGGTACAGTAATGTGGATTCAAAGTGTACGAACtcttgaaattgttttctttcattcgttttaatgctattcaATCGCGAGAAGTGACATTTATCTCCGTTCACATCATACCTAcgttactttttttttcagtatattgaAATAGTCGTTAAATTATTTGGCAAgctttatttgtgttttatattattCAGAAATCCATTGAAGACACAGCTGCAAAGTTTGGCAGTATTGATTGTCTCGTGAACGATGTTGGACACCGTATGTTACAATTGCTTCGTAAAGAACTGTGGATAATCTTCTATAATATTAGAGTAACTTATAAATGGGCAACCGCTTTCATTTTCCTGACTGAGTGTACTGCTATCATttacattgctaaatttctaaaatggactggtctgtcgtTCAATTTGGTCAGTACAACTTCTTATTCGAAGgagtgttcgctgaaaatttactgatcgcaaaggcagactcacttgcTGCCACGTTTATTCGGTGCAAACTATTATAGACTTTCATGGGAGAATACCATTttcttaaaatgtgattttttgtgtCTCTGAATTGATTTATCTAAATGATGTTGATATTCACTGGATGCTTATCAAGCACATTTTATTAATTAAGCGAAGGTACGACCCtcctttcaaatatattttgtctaATTTTAAGATCACGGCACTCACACCATTGACGAGCTGACTGTAGAAAGTTTCCGACAAATACTGGATGTAAATGTCGTTAGCATGTTCGCGATGAGTAAGGTGAGTTGTAAGTCTTAAATAGGCTTTGCCTCAAGCTTGCAAATCGAAATACCTGACCTTCGGTCACTGTAGCTTTATACACATTATTTGCACCTCACATCATAAGATCAACCAAACACAGAAGTTTCTTATCCCTCAAAGAAGTCCGTCTAACGTGAGTCTCCAATATGGATTATGTTCTACTGAAACTCAAGATATTTCTTCCCAATAGAAATTCTACTTTCCTTCAAAATCTGTATCTGTTTTCGAAAAACTACTTTAACATGTTCATTATCTACTGTGGAAACACTGTCCCCTTTCTGTTGATTACTACTAGAGTGGAAATCGAAGTtgaaaaatagatttattgcaCTGACTAGATTTCATCTTCTGTTTCATTTACAGTTGAGGCTTTTTAATTGAAGTAGCAAAAACTTTCGAAAACTATCGTTCTGAATCATCTTTTTGTGCCGACCAAAATATGCCTCCAGAATTAACGTTTCTGTTTTACATATAAAGTCAtaagaatatttgaaaaataggaaaagaaTCAGCCGAAAAAAGCAAGAGACCCCATCTTTCAGAaacatatgatttcaaaattattgcTTTATTGTCGTAGAGGGTGCTGCCGAACATCAGTCGAACACTGTTTATACTGTATTGTATAGCAATGTTTGTAATTTCAGTAAGTTCCTGATAATATTAACATTATTCCTAATTAACTGTTATGATATTTAATATCTGTAATGCTGTATATTCAGAATATGCAAACATTGCCTATTTTAGTACGCGTTGCCACATCTCCGGAAATCTAGAGGGAGTATAGTGAATATTTCAAGTTTTAGCGGAACAAATGCGCAAGCAAAGACTCCAACATACTGCTCTTCTAAGGTATACCCATGTTTCCAAGGTAACAAATATGAACACAACAATTACGACCTGGAGTTTAAAGTAGAAACTGCCTAAAACCTTAGAGTTAAGACCGTTGGTCTTCATTTGTGGCGGTTTTAAAGCTTGAAATGTTGATCTTGCCTTCCATTTAATGTATATGCATAATGTAGTTTCACTTAAGTCTGTGAAGAGTGACGTTGGTATGTAGGATTTGCATAATTAATCAATGGCCGCCGTTTTTCGGATGACAGCGAGAATCTTGCTTTTATTACATTGGTGTGTTATTTCCCGTACAATGGCACACAGAGCATGAAAATCTTACATACAGCTGATAATAAACAATTTCCAGATTTCCTAAGTAACAGATATTTCGTGTACAAAATGCCTTTATCGGACTTTTATCTTTAGGAGCTCACCACATCAGAAAATTTGTTTCGCAATAAAATATTCCAGATGTGTTATTTGTCAACATTTGACTAGCGATGAGCTTTTTTTGTGAAGGAGGGAgttcttaaaattattttgaaaatgaaagtctGATATGGGTGTAGTTTTTGTCTAGTTTAATATGACAATTGGCAGGCTGACATATTTTTCCTCATTTAAAATCTTTATATAGAAACTTGccatttaacataattttggtgtGTATATTTATGCTGTCGTTTATTACTGCcgtataaatatatttgaatttatgaaTGTGTAGAGGAAAACAGACTGCACTCAGTTTCTTTCAACtgaattaatttttctttttgcatcGC encodes:
- the LOC123555708 gene encoding 17-beta-hydroxysteroid dehydrogenase 14-like; this translates as MASGLRFKDKVAIITGGCSGIGEGCVEVFAENGGTVVVFDINDEVGNSLKTPGPGKIIYVHCDVTDEQEIKKSIEDTAAKFGSIDCLVNDVGHHHGTHTIDELTVESFRQILDVNVVSMFAMSKYALPHLRKSRGSIVNISSFSGTNAQAKTPTYCSSKGAIISLSKALAIDEAKNGVRVNTVCPGPINTPLLRAWLESDDEKRKQAENWTQLGRFGEPREIGLSCLFLATEATFTTGTELMCTGGCEIGYGVKADF